GGAGCTTGCCGTCACGGAGGCGTTGGAGTTCTTCGAGAGGGTTCCGGTGCGCGGTCACGGACGTCCGGGCATCGATCCGGAGATCGCCGGTCCGATCCTCAAGGAAGTGCGCGAGCGGCTCCGTTTCCTCGTCGACGTGGGGTTGGACTATCTCACGTTAGGCAGAGCGGCCGAATCGCTCTCCGGCGGCGAGGCGCAACGCATTCGCCTGGCCACGCAGATTGGCTCGCGACTCGTGGGCGTGTTGTACATCCTCGATGAGCCGTCGATCGGGCTGCATCAGCGCGACAACGCCCGTCTCATCGCCACGCTCGAGCAGCTGCGCGACCTCGGAAACACCGTCATCGTCGTCGAGCACGACGAAGAGACGATGCGCGCCGCGGACTACATCATCGACCTTGGTCCTGGCGCCGGAAAGCACGGTGGAGAGGTGATCGCCGTGGGGACGATCCGCGACATCGTGCAGAACTCGAATTCGATCACGGGCAAGTACCTTAGCGGCGAGATGGAGATCCGCACGCCGAGTGGCCGCCGTTCTGTGGATCGGCGGCGTGTGATTCGCGTCGAGGGCGCGCGCGAGCACAACTTGCGGAATCTCGACGTCGAAGTGCCGTTAGGCGTATTCGTCGCCGTGACGGGTGTGTCGGGCTCGGGGAAGTCGACGTTGATCGAGGACATTCTCCATCGATCACTCGCGCGGCATTTCTATCGGGCGCGTGTCATTCCCGGGCAGCACCGGCGGATCACTGGTCTCGAGCACATCGACAAAGTCATCGACATCGATCAGAGCCCAATCGGTCGCACGCCTCGCTCGAATCCGGCAACGTACACCGGACTTTTCACGCCGATTCGCGAGCTGTTCGCCGAACTGCCGGAAGCGAAGATTCGCGGCTACGGCCCTGGCCGATTCTCCTTCAATGTGAAGGGAGGTCGGTGTGAGGCGTGCCAGGGCGACGGCCTCGTCAAAATCGAGATGCACTTCCTCCCCGACGTTTACGTTCCGTGCGAGGTGTGCAAGGGGAAGCGCTACAATAGAGAGACGCTCGAGGTGCGATTCCGCGGCAAGAGCATCGCCGACGTTTTGGAGCTCACCGTCGAGGACGCATTGCACTTTTTCGAGAACCAACCGCGGATTCGACAGAAGCTCGAGACCGTAAACGATGTCGGGCTCGGTTACATCCATCTTGGCCAGAGCGCGACGACGCTGTCCGGTGGAGAGGCGCAACGAGTGAAGCTCGCGACCGAGCTCTCGAAGCGAGACACAGGCCGCACGTTATACATCCTCGACGAGCCGACGACCGGCCTGCACTTCGAGGACGTGCGTCTGCTGCTCGACGTGTTGCATCGTCTGGTCGATCGGGGGAACACGGTGCTCGTGATCGAGCACAATCTCGACGTGATCAAGACAGCGGATTGGATCATCGATCTCGGGCCGGAGGGCGGGACCCGCGGCGGCGCTGTTGTCGCCGCGGGAACGCCGGAAGAAGTCGCGATGATTGAGGACAGTCATACGGGGCACTACCTCAAGCCCTTGCTCGAGCGGAAGCGGCAGTCGCGGCGAGCACTTTCAGCCATTGGGTAACGGTTGTCACCCTGAGCACAGCGAATTGAGAAAATGGTCAGCCTTCTCGATATCATTGGCCCGGTGATGGTCGGCCCCTCCAGCTCGCACACGGCTGGAGCGTGCCGCCTCGGATTACTCGCGCGTTGTCTCGTCGGTGGAACGCCCGAGCGCGCGCGCATCGAGCTGCACGGCTCGTTCGCGCGCACGGGTGAAGGGCACGGTACGGACAAGGCAATCGTCGGCGGCTTGATGGGCTTTCGTCCCGATGATGAGCGTTTACGAACGTCGCTCGAGATCGCCGAGCACGAAGGGCTCGATTATCAATTCGAGAAAACGAAGCTCGGCGAGGAAGGCGTCGTGCATCCGAACACGGCGCGCATCTCCGTCGAGCGGGGCGATCGCAAGTCGGTGATGGTCGGCTCGTCGCTGGGGGCGGGGCGCGTCCTCGTGACCGAGATCGATGGCTATCCGGTCGAGGTCACCGGCAACTATCACACGGTCGTACTCGTCGCCGAGGACATTCCCGGGTCGGTCGCGCGCATCGCCGGCATTCTCGCCGACCATCACATCAATATCGCGACGTTGCGCCTAACGAGAAAAGAGCGCGGGGGCGATGCATTCATGGTCATCGAAACCGACGACGTGCCGGACGAAAAGGTCCGGGATGAGATTCGGACCCTCTCGTGGGTGAAGTGGGCGTTCCGGCTCGACAAGGTTTCCGCGTGAAGAGAGGAGGTACTGAGTGCTTGTTGCTGGGTGTTAGAGGACGGCGGAAGAGCCCTAGCCCCTAGCCCTAGCCCTAGCCCTAGCCCCTAGCCCCTAGCCCCTAGCAACTTTGAGTCATGTATCGCTCACTCCATGAAGCCGTCCGCGACGCCGAGGCACAGAAGAAGAGCCTCGCCCAGTTGGCGCTTGAAACGGAATCGCGCGATCAGGGCCGGCCTGTCGCCGAGATACGCGGAGCCTTGCAGCGGGCGCTCGACGTGATGCGCGGTGCGATCGCGCAGGGACTCACCGGCGAGCTCCGCTCGGCGAGTGGGCTCGTCGGCGGTGACGCGGCCAAGCTGCACACGGCGGCCGCCGGCCCGCTCGCTGACACACCGTTTCGCGATATCCTGTCTCGCGCGCTCGCCGTACAGGAAGTGAATGCCGCTATGGGAGTGATCGTCGCCGCACCGACCGCCGGCGGTGCCGGCGTGCTGCCAGCGGTGCTCACCGGACTCGCGGACGCGCGCAAGCTCGAGGATGAGCAAATCGTCGACGCGCTAGCCACCGCCGGCTTGATCGGTGCCGTCGTCGCGGAGCGGGCCTCGCTTTCCGGAGCCGAGGGCGGTTGTCAGGCCGAGACGGGAGCGGCGGCGGCGATGGCCGCGGGCGCAGCAACGGAGATGCTCGGTGGCACACCGACACAAGTCGCGCACGCGGTCGCGCTGGCGCAGCAGGGCACGTTGGGCCTCGTGTGCGATCCCCTCGGCGGTTTGGTCGAGCTTCCTTGCGTCTTCCGTAACGCGACGGGCGCCGCGATCGCGCTCGCGGCGATCGAGATGGCGCTTGCCGGAATCACCTTCGCGATCCCGGCCGACGAAGTCATCGACACCATGGGCGAGATCGGGCGTGAGATGGACGTGCGCTATCGCGAGACCGCCGGCGGCGGACTCGCTGCAACGCCTACGGGTCGTCGGCTGGCACGCGAGCGATTGGTGCAGATCAAGAAAGGCTGAGGTTTGCGGGTAGTGGGTAGAGGGCGGAGGGCATAGGGCAGAGCGTATGTCGATGCGTGTCTGTCTCATCGCTCGGCATGGCGCTATCTTGCGCCGGCGGAGGCTCTTACCCTCTGCCTTCTACCCTCTGCACGCTACCGTTGTCGAAACCGTTCTATCCCCGACTCCCGTAGTGGGCTTCACGTACTTCAAACCAGGTCAAGCGATGGTCACCAAGGAAGACGTCGAAGGCTTCCTCGATCGCATCAGCGCTGAAGGCGCGAGTTATCGCGAGGTGGAGCCCGGACTGTGGATCGTCAAACCCGGCGGCGAGCTCGATTTCGCGGTCGTCGTGAACTACACGCCGCCGGTCGTGCTGATGCGCGTGAAAGTGATGTCGCTGCCGAAGAACGAGAACGAACTGGCTACGCTCAGTCGTCGTCTCCTCGAGCTAAACGCGACGGATCTGGTCCACGGGTCGTATGGCATCGAGGAAGACTCGATCGTCATGACGGAGGCGCTCGAGCTTGCGCACCTGGATTACGAGGAGTTTCAGGCCGCCTACGAGAGCATCAGCCTCGCTCTCGCGTCGCACTTGCGCGAGCTTGGGACCTATCGGCAGGCACACTGAGGCCAATCCAACATGGGACTCTTCGATAGACTGTCGACGCTGCTGCGGTCGAATATCAATGATTTGATTTCTCGGGCCGAGGATCCCGAGAAGATGCTCGGTCAGATACTCGTCGACATGCGGTCGCAGCTTGCCAAGGCGAAGCAGCAGGTCGCAACGGCGATCGCGGACGAGAAGCGGCTGCGCGACCAGGCCGATGGCGAATATCGTCAGGCCGCGGACTGGGAAAAACGCGCGATGCTCGCGCTCCAGGAAAATCGCGAAGATCTGGCGAAGCAGGCGCTCGTTCGACAGAGCGAGCACATGTCGCATGCGCAGCAGCTCGAGCAGACGTGGGAAGCCCACCGGCTCGAGACCGAGAAGCTCAAGAACTCGCTCCGCGATCTGAACGACAAGATCGAGGAAGCGAAGCGCAAGAAGAATCTCCTCGTCGCGCGCCAGCGACGCGCGCAGGCACAGAAGCGCATCGCCGAAACGATGTCGTCGCTCTCCGAGAAGTCGGCGTTCGAGGCGTTCGCGCGGATGGAAGAGCGCATCGAGCAGAACGAGCGGCAGCTCAAAGCCGCGGTGGAGATTGACGAGGAGTTCACCGGCGACCAGCTCTCGAATCAATTCAAGCAGCTCGAGCGAGGTGCGGCGTCGACGAGCGTCGACATGCGATTGATCGAGCTGAAGCAGAAAATGGGAATGCTTCCGCCACCGTCGCCGGCGCAGGCCCAGCGTCAGATCGGTGGCGGTAACGCCAAGCACGACGAAGAGACAGTGCACGCCGAGATCGACGAGGACATCGAGAGCGAGAAAAAGGGAAGTTGAGCAACGATTCACCGCGACGCTTCAAATTTGCGCCAATTCTGACGGCCACAGTCCTCACGGTTCTGGGACTGTGGCTGTTTGCCAGGGTTGCGCAAGTTCTCATCCTGCTCTTCATCGGCGTTCTGCTGTCGCTCTACCTGCGGGCGGTCGCCGGATGGTTCGAGCGCCGATGGCACTTTCCGGAGCGGCTGGCATTCTTGACGTCGCTGCTGCTGAGCCTCGCCGGCGTCGTCGCGATCTTCTATATCCTCGTCCCGCCGGTGATCTCGCAGACCCAGGCACTGATCAAGGTGCTCCCGAACTACATCACCGGTTGGGAGGATAGCCTCGATCGCACGATCGGCCGTGTGCCGGCGCTCCGAGAGTTCTGGCCCCCGGGGGAGCACAAGATCCTCGGCGCTATCTACAATGAAATCTCCAGCACCTTTGCCACCATACCGACGCGAGTGTTGAGCGTCGTCCAGGGTGCGATCAGCATCTTCTCGATTTCGGTCATCGCGATCTACCTGTCGCTCCACCCCGCGCTCTATCGCGAGTGGCTCATCGCGTTGTTCCCGCCGATCCATCGCGACCTGGTTCGTGACCTCCTCGGTGACCTCGGCGACACGCTGCGCTCGTACATCGTCGGGCAGCTCCTCGTCATGGCTTTTCTCGCCGCGCTGACCGCGATCTTTCTTTATATCCTCAACGTTCCGTTTGCCCTGACGTTCGGGATCTTCACCGGGCTCGTCGCGATCATTCCCTTCTTCGGCACGTTGTTGTCGACGACGCTGCCGGCGCTCTTCGTGCTCAACACGCCGAATGGCGGCTTCCGTGCACTCGCCGTCCTTGGTGTCGGCGTGATTGTGCACCTCACCGAGGGGAACATCGTGTCCCCGTACGCGATGTCGAAGAAGGTGGATCTCCCGCCGGTGCTGACGATCATGTCCGTGCTGATCATGGGCCAGCTGCTCGGCGGCATCGGACTCATCGTCGCGCTGCCGACACTCGCGATGTTGATGGTGATCGTGCGACGCATCCTCATCACACGCATCTACGAAGGGCAGGGCTTCCGGCGTACCACGCGCGAGCGGCCGCTCGTGCTGCGACTGCCAGCGCCCGGCGGCGGCGTCCTCGTGCCCGCGGGACCGCCAATCGACGTCGTGTCCATCGCCGAAGTTACCACGACGAACGGACGACACGGCACTCAATGAATTCGCGTTTTCTCATTCTCGCCGAAGGCGCCTTCAGCCCCCTTCGGTCGAAGACAGCCAATGCCTGCATCCGGTACACGCCCGAGAGCGTCGTTGCCGTCATCGACTCGACGCGCGCCGGGCAGACTGCGCAGGACGTCCTCGGCTTCGGGGGCGCGATCCCCGTCGTTGCCTCGCTCGCGGAAGGTCTCCGGCGAAAGCCAAATGCGTTGCTCATTGGCATCGCGCCGCCGGGAGGTCAGCTGCCGGCGAGCTGGCGCTCGCTGATCCTCGACGCCATCGATCACCGGCTCGACATCTGGAGCGGTCTCCACACGCTGCTTGGCGACGACGACGAGTTTGCCGCGTGCGCTCGGGATACGGGCGTGACGATCCACGATCTGCGGCGGCCGCCTAACGACATCGACGTCGCGCGGGGACGCGTGCGCGAGCTCGACGATCGCGCGACGGTCATCCTCACCGTCGGCACCGATTGCAACATCGGCAAGATGACGACGCAGCTGCAGCTGCGCGATGCGATGCGCGCGCGCGGCATGCGTGTCGCCTTCGCGGCGACCGGACAGACCGGCATCCTCGTCGAGGGCTGGGGCATTTCCGTCGACGCGGTGATCGCCGATTTCATTGCTGGGGCAGCCGAACGCCT
This region of Gemmatimonadaceae bacterium genomic DNA includes:
- the uvrA gene encoding excinuclease ABC subunit UvrA, producing the protein MAEDALVIRGAREHNLRNIDVRIPRDRLTVVTGLSGSGKSSLAFDTIYAEGQRRYVESLSAYARQFLGLMEKPDVDSIEGLSPAISIEQKSAGHNPRSTVGTVTEIYDYLRLLYARVGTPHCPNCGRPVQRQSAGQIADIILSWPEGARIEVRAPLVQGRKGEFRELFETVRKQGFIRAYVDGELIEVSDPPKLNRRQNHTIEVVVDRLVVRAEDRGRLADSLETALKLADGLVQVSRAEDEHVELFSERYGCPTCGISLPELEPRHFSFNSPFGACTACGGLGTRRRVSEELILGDPRISILEGVIIPWGEPQGYLRKIVLPAIARALKFDLNAPWGELPKSVRDTILGGDGGKKKGEFEWEGVLANIERRYAETDSDTVRAELEAYMVAVPCAECGGRRLKREALAVTVADRNIGELTELAVTEALEFFERVPVRGHGRPGIDPEIAGPILKEVRERLRFLVDVGLDYLTLGRAAESLSGGEAQRIRLATQIGSRLVGVLYILDEPSIGLHQRDNARLIATLEQLRDLGNTVIVVEHDEETMRAADYIIDLGPGAGKHGGEVIAVGTIRDIVQNSNSITGKYLSGEMEIRTPSGRRSVDRRRVIRVEGAREHNLRNLDVEVPLGVFVAVTGVSGSGKSTLIEDILHRSLARHFYRARVIPGQHRRITGLEHIDKVIDIDQSPIGRTPRSNPATYTGLFTPIRELFAELPEAKIRGYGPGRFSFNVKGGRCEACQGDGLVKIEMHFLPDVYVPCEVCKGKRYNRETLEVRFRGKSIADVLELTVEDALHFFENQPRIRQKLETVNDVGLGYIHLGQSATTLSGGEAQRVKLATELSKRDTGRTLYILDEPTTGLHFEDVRLLLDVLHRLVDRGNTVLVIEHNLDVIKTADWIIDLGPEGGTRGGAVVAAGTPEEVAMIEDSHTGHYLKPLLERKRQSRRALSAIG
- the sdaAB gene encoding L-serine ammonia-lyase, iron-sulfur-dependent subunit beta, with the protein product MVSLLDIIGPVMVGPSSSHTAGACRLGLLARCLVGGTPERARIELHGSFARTGEGHGTDKAIVGGLMGFRPDDERLRTSLEIAEHEGLDYQFEKTKLGEEGVVHPNTARISVERGDRKSVMVGSSLGAGRVLVTEIDGYPVEVTGNYHTVVLVAEDIPGSVARIAGILADHHINIATLRLTRKERGGDAFMVIETDDVPDEKVRDEIRTLSWVKWAFRLDKVSA
- the sdaAA gene encoding L-serine ammonia-lyase, iron-sulfur-dependent, subunit alpha, with translation MYRSLHEAVRDAEAQKKSLAQLALETESRDQGRPVAEIRGALQRALDVMRGAIAQGLTGELRSASGLVGGDAAKLHTAAAGPLADTPFRDILSRALAVQEVNAAMGVIVAAPTAGGAGVLPAVLTGLADARKLEDEQIVDALATAGLIGAVVAERASLSGAEGGCQAETGAAAAMAAGAATEMLGGTPTQVAHAVALAQQGTLGLVCDPLGGLVELPCVFRNATGAAIALAAIEMALAGITFAIPADEVIDTMGEIGREMDVRYRETAGGGLAATPTGRRLARERLVQIKKG
- a CDS encoding YbjN domain-containing protein, whose product is MVTKEDVEGFLDRISAEGASYREVEPGLWIVKPGGELDFAVVVNYTPPVVLMRVKVMSLPKNENELATLSRRLLELNATDLVHGSYGIEEDSIVMTEALELAHLDYEEFQAAYESISLALASHLRELGTYRQAH
- a CDS encoding PspA/IM30 family protein, with translation MGLFDRLSTLLRSNINDLISRAEDPEKMLGQILVDMRSQLAKAKQQVATAIADEKRLRDQADGEYRQAADWEKRAMLALQENREDLAKQALVRQSEHMSHAQQLEQTWEAHRLETEKLKNSLRDLNDKIEEAKRKKNLLVARQRRAQAQKRIAETMSSLSEKSAFEAFARMEERIEQNERQLKAAVEIDEEFTGDQLSNQFKQLERGAASTSVDMRLIELKQKMGMLPPPSPAQAQRQIGGGNAKHDEETVHAEIDEDIESEKKGS
- a CDS encoding AI-2E family transporter, yielding MSNDSPRRFKFAPILTATVLTVLGLWLFARVAQVLILLFIGVLLSLYLRAVAGWFERRWHFPERLAFLTSLLLSLAGVVAIFYILVPPVISQTQALIKVLPNYITGWEDSLDRTIGRVPALREFWPPGEHKILGAIYNEISSTFATIPTRVLSVVQGAISIFSISVIAIYLSLHPALYREWLIALFPPIHRDLVRDLLGDLGDTLRSYIVGQLLVMAFLAALTAIFLYILNVPFALTFGIFTGLVAIIPFFGTLLSTTLPALFVLNTPNGGFRALAVLGVGVIVHLTEGNIVSPYAMSKKVDLPPVLTIMSVLIMGQLLGGIGLIVALPTLAMLMVIVRRILITRIYEGQGFRRTTRERPLVLRLPAPGGGVLVPAGPPIDVVSIAEVTTTNGRHGTQ
- a CDS encoding DUF1611 domain-containing protein; this encodes MNSRFLILAEGAFSPLRSKTANACIRYTPESVVAVIDSTRAGQTAQDVLGFGGAIPVVASLAEGLRRKPNALLIGIAPPGGQLPASWRSLILDAIDHRLDIWSGLHTLLGDDDEFAACARDTGVTIHDLRRPPNDIDVARGRVRELDDRATVILTVGTDCNIGKMTTQLQLRDAMRARGMRVAFAATGQTGILVEGWGISVDAVIADFIAGAAERLTLQAGKEADIVLVEGQGSIIHPSYSGVTYGLLHGSLPHAMIMCAQPSRTAINNHSWVKIPPLAEFIEMQEAAVAPLRPAPVIAVALNTYDLSENDARAAIDRAMRETELPATDPVRFDPTPIIDAIDEFHRGRFGAVHHRNRLSASQSQR